In Halobacillus amylolyticus, the following proteins share a genomic window:
- a CDS encoding redoxin domain-containing protein — translation MEKIPNFSLKDVDGKEVSIDDFKGKQTLIFMWASWURCREQLPGWQSFYNEHKGENFEILSVAVDVQGPEVVRPYIEGTSFPTVVDEENQLANYFGFKVVPNGIFIDEEGTIRLLKQGFKVDDEEHVQSVAQLINKEVEKVEFDDQYYQPQNAPSNVEKQLAETKFNLAMEYSKNDKKDKAIQELDEALVLDSDNFLIRKQRWYLLYPEKFSPTIDIEWQQRQLEKEKQEEAQLKDGMVCGPEGCYIPGT, via the coding sequence ATGGAAAAAATCCCGAATTTCTCATTAAAAGATGTGGATGGGAAAGAAGTATCTATTGACGATTTTAAAGGAAAACAAACCCTAATCTTTATGTGGGCTTCCTGGTGAAGATGCCGTGAACAATTGCCTGGATGGCAATCTTTTTATAACGAACATAAAGGTGAAAACTTTGAAATTCTTTCGGTAGCTGTTGATGTCCAAGGGCCTGAGGTTGTCAGACCTTACATCGAAGGTACAAGCTTTCCGACAGTAGTCGATGAGGAAAATCAACTAGCCAATTACTTTGGATTTAAAGTAGTCCCTAATGGAATCTTTATTGATGAGGAAGGTACCATTCGCCTGCTTAAACAAGGGTTTAAGGTGGACGATGAAGAACACGTTCAATCTGTAGCGCAGCTCATCAATAAAGAAGTGGAGAAAGTTGAATTCGATGACCAATATTATCAGCCGCAGAACGCCCCTTCTAATGTAGAGAAACAATTGGCAGAGACTAAATTCAATCTCGCCATGGAGTACTCTAAGAACGATAAAAAGGATAAGGCGATTCAGGAACTTGATGAAGCGTTAGTACTTGATTCCGATAACTTTTTAATTCGGAAACAACGATGGTATCTCCTTTATCCGGAGAAGTTCTCACCAACGATTGATATAGAATGGCAGCAAAGGCAACTTGAAAAAGAAAAACAAGAAGAAGCTCAACTAAAAGATGGAATGGTTTGTGGTCCGGAAGGTTGTTACATTCCCGGAACATGA
- a CDS encoding helix-turn-helix domain-containing protein gives MYKLLIADRDRQELVGLEWLITKYSFPISHSRLADQLVEVFDVLENELPDVLCIELDMVPEGKWEMVKTFISRYAVEVIAVTAEPTFERAMQAMEIEAVDLWVKPLSPSRVKHSLQQAFRNLSSHSKPNTDGEPRHAARYESLFIGENLPFPYPVYLVKTEFMDDLSALRIFIDQFDFYYKPLVFSTSDRITLVFQEAFLDPFKQAQRFLREWERSSGKPLAIVVHSEESQKSLHQIYMRLRKVMETTFFTGYQQVLSSLHNHDWRDMDPFLTMKEQRNWVYMMDEGRGVDIKTWMYEQFFSIEPPFPDPGLLRTRLTSILAQIRRFMIRKGITDEMSEENYKQVFDTILYSPVLYRIVQDMILFINNLLQSIEKHPQAARIDIIEEAISYIEDHYEDPTLSLTQVANHVGRSPSYFSHILSSQYKRSFREMLSYIRVQKAKEMLTSSDETIKNISHSTGFNEPNYFSRVFKATTGQTPREYRRIH, from the coding sequence ATGTATAAATTATTAATTGCGGATCGTGATAGGCAGGAACTTGTTGGTCTTGAGTGGCTGATTACGAAATACTCCTTCCCTATTTCCCATTCGAGGTTGGCGGATCAATTGGTGGAGGTTTTCGATGTACTGGAGAATGAACTCCCTGATGTGCTGTGCATTGAACTTGATATGGTCCCCGAGGGTAAATGGGAGATGGTTAAGACGTTTATTAGCCGATATGCAGTAGAGGTAATAGCAGTTACCGCGGAGCCAACATTTGAACGGGCTATGCAGGCGATGGAAATTGAGGCAGTGGATTTATGGGTAAAGCCGTTATCACCGTCACGGGTGAAGCACTCGTTACAACAAGCTTTTAGAAATCTTTCCAGCCATTCGAAACCAAATACAGATGGTGAACCGAGGCATGCTGCCAGGTATGAATCGTTATTTATAGGTGAAAACCTTCCCTTTCCATACCCCGTCTATTTAGTAAAAACAGAATTCATGGATGACTTAAGTGCTTTAAGGATCTTCATCGATCAGTTTGATTTTTATTATAAACCGCTGGTGTTTTCAACAAGTGACCGAATTACACTCGTATTCCAGGAAGCTTTCCTCGACCCTTTCAAACAAGCCCAGCGTTTCTTGCGAGAGTGGGAGCGTTCTTCAGGGAAGCCTTTGGCGATCGTTGTTCATTCAGAAGAAAGTCAAAAGTCCCTCCACCAAATCTATATGAGGCTGCGCAAAGTTATGGAGACGACCTTTTTTACGGGCTACCAACAAGTATTAAGTTCATTACATAATCATGATTGGAGAGACATGGATCCTTTTTTAACGATGAAGGAACAGCGTAATTGGGTGTATATGATGGATGAGGGGCGAGGAGTTGATATTAAAACATGGATGTATGAACAGTTTTTTAGCATAGAACCACCCTTCCCTGATCCTGGATTGTTGCGGACGCGCTTGACGAGTATTCTCGCTCAAATCCGTCGTTTCATGATTCGCAAAGGGATCACGGACGAGATGAGCGAGGAAAACTATAAGCAAGTATTTGACACCATTTTATACAGTCCGGTCCTTTACCGAATTGTCCAGGATATGATTCTGTTTATAAACAATTTGCTGCAATCGATCGAAAAGCATCCCCAAGCTGCGAGAATTGACATCATAGAGGAAGCTATATCGTATATAGAAGATCATTACGAAGACCCAACGCTTTCCTTAACGCAAGTAGCGAACCACGTTGGGCGCAGTCCTTCCTATTTTAGTCATATTCTATCAAGTCAATATAAGCGTTCTTTTCGGGAAATGTTGAGTTATATACGTGTACAAAAGGCAAAAGAAATGCTGACTTCTTCCGATGAAACAATTAAAAATATTTCCCATTCGACAGGGTTTAATGAACCGAATTACTTTAGTCGGGTATTTAAAGCAACGACTGGTCAAACACCTCGTGAGTATCGTAGAATTCATTGA
- a CDS encoding S8 family peptidase → MHKRTCKIVGFILFFALAFTFAFSSIAQASAQKAVEQKAVVEDYLIGFKSEVNQNVIKGAGGKVLHEYKYMNVVHAKLPEQAVKALSNNPNVDYVEKDQQAQATSQTTPYGIPQINADDVQAQGTTGNGVKVAILDTGIDASHEDLAVAGGESFVDGEPNPFNDGNSHGTHVAGTVAGVNNTLGVLGVAPSVSLYAVKVLNSEGSGSYSGIAQGIEWAISKDMDVINMSLGGSRGSNTLEQAVNNAYEQGLVVVAAAGNSGSKGRKNTIGYPAKYASAIAVGAVDSSNTRASFSSVGDELEIMAPGVNILSSIPGNAYDYYNGTSMASPHVAGAAALILADDPTLTNVQVRQVMNETATPLGESFYYGNGLVNVQAAVQ, encoded by the coding sequence ATGCACAAAAGAACATGTAAGATTGTCGGGTTTATTTTATTTTTTGCTCTAGCCTTCACCTTTGCATTTAGCAGCATAGCACAGGCCTCTGCCCAGAAAGCTGTCGAGCAGAAAGCTGTTGTAGAGGATTACTTAATTGGATTTAAATCAGAAGTGAATCAAAATGTTATCAAAGGAGCCGGCGGGAAAGTACTTCATGAATATAAGTATATGAATGTAGTACATGCCAAGCTTCCTGAGCAAGCAGTCAAAGCACTGTCCAATAATCCAAATGTAGATTATGTAGAAAAAGACCAACAAGCACAGGCTACTAGTCAAACCACTCCCTATGGAATTCCCCAGATTAATGCAGATGATGTACAAGCTCAAGGAACGACTGGGAATGGCGTAAAGGTAGCTATTCTAGACACGGGAATTGACGCGAGTCATGAAGACCTAGCCGTCGCTGGTGGAGAAAGTTTTGTTGATGGAGAACCCAACCCTTTTAACGATGGAAATAGTCACGGTACTCACGTAGCTGGTACGGTCGCTGGTGTTAATAATACGTTAGGTGTACTTGGCGTGGCCCCTTCCGTAAGTTTATATGCAGTAAAAGTACTCAATAGCGAAGGAAGCGGATCTTACAGCGGAATCGCTCAAGGAATTGAATGGGCAATCAGCAAAGATATGGACGTCATCAATATGAGTTTAGGTGGAAGCAGGGGGTCCAATACACTTGAACAGGCTGTTAACAATGCCTATGAGCAAGGGCTTGTGGTTGTTGCTGCAGCAGGGAACTCCGGGTCTAAAGGTAGAAAAAACACCATAGGCTATCCAGCTAAATATGCTTCTGCTATTGCTGTTGGTGCTGTAGATAGTTCTAATACTAGAGCTTCGTTCTCAAGTGTCGGTGATGAATTAGAAATTATGGCTCCTGGTGTCAATATTTTAAGCTCAATTCCTGGTAATGCTTATGATTATTACAATGGAACATCAATGGCGAGCCCTCACGTCGCTGGAGCTGCTGCTCTTATTTTGGCAGATGATCCTACCTTAACGAATGTCCAAGTTCGTCAGGTTATGAATGAAACGGCTACCCCACTTGGGGAATCATTCTACTATGGAAATGGATTAGTCAATGTACAAGCAGCTGTTCAATAA
- a CDS encoding glycine/sarcosine/betaine reductase selenoprotein B family protein gives MAKFDKVVNVVRENFVPEFQAQKYDEAPWAELTKPVNQAKGVLISTGGVYLSGTTPFTDHYGLGDPSYREIPLGTANDKLQHYHEHYDHTNANEDVNCIFPLERLSEMVEEEEIGSLSDYHYSFMGYIPIPHPLITRTAPDVANKLKLQDVDFAFIAPG, from the coding sequence ATGGCTAAATTTGATAAAGTAGTTAACGTCGTTCGGGAAAATTTCGTTCCCGAATTCCAAGCCCAAAAATATGATGAAGCACCATGGGCCGAACTTACAAAGCCAGTTAATCAAGCAAAAGGGGTTCTTATTTCAACTGGTGGTGTATATCTCTCAGGCACTACTCCTTTTACGGACCATTATGGACTTGGTGATCCATCGTACAGGGAAATCCCGCTAGGTACAGCCAATGATAAACTTCAGCACTATCACGAGCATTATGATCATACCAATGCCAATGAGGATGTGAATTGTATTTTTCCACTTGAACGTTTAAGTGAAATGGTGGAGGAAGAGGAGATTGGTTCACTAAGTGACTATCACTACAGTTTTATGGGGTATATTCCCATACCTCATCCGCTTATAACTAGAACGGCTCCTGATGTGGCCAATAAGCTGAAACTGCAAGATGTTGACTTTGCATTCATCGCACCTGGCTGA